A single region of the Lycium barbarum isolate Lr01 chromosome 2, ASM1917538v2, whole genome shotgun sequence genome encodes:
- the LOC132628891 gene encoding uncharacterized protein LOC132628891 — protein MGKPLNFVPPSVPAGKPLVPLVEDDFKSLEDYWSNAIIGYVIGYIPYEKSMDNYVTYVWNFVVKPQIMYYDNGYYMFRFWTKEDRDLILQSGPYTYNSKPLILKQWEMNFRFDHGSMNVIPLWVKFPRLPVGYWFVKALSKLASVGGKPLYTYKYTANLKKVSYARPLMETDISKPLPEFVDIHTPEGELHQSIEYDWRP, from the coding sequence ATGGGTAAGCCCTTAAACTTTGTTCCTCCTTCTGTACCAGCTGGCAAGCCACTAGTGCCTTTggttgaggatgattttaaatCTCTAGAGGATTATTGGAGTAACGCTATCATTGGATATGTAATTGGGTATATTCCATATGAGAAATCTATGGATAACTATGTTACCTACGTTTGGAATTTTGTagtcaaaccccaaatcatgtaCTATGATAATGGCTACTATATGTTCAGATTTTGGACTAAAGAGGACCGCGACCTAATTCTTCAATCTGGACCTTACACTTACAATAGCAAACCCCTAATTCTAAAGCAATGGGAGATGAATTTTAGATTTGACCATGGGAGTATGAATGTAATTCCCTTGTGGGTTAAATTTCCTCGACTCCCAGTAGGCTATTGGTTTGTTAAAGCTCTTAGCAAGCTAGCAAGTGTAGGGGGCAAGCCTCTTTACACTTATAAGTACACTGCAAATCTTAAGAAAGTTTCTTATGCTCGACCGCTAATGGAAACTGATATATCTAAACCCCTTCCAGAATTTGTTGACATTCATACACCTGAGGGAGAATTACATCAGAGTATCGAGTACGATTGGAGGCCATAG
- the LOC132627191 gene encoding probable methyltransferase PMT24, translated as MAGGSYFHSGGRKSSDFCSKITVVTFLGISFIGIWMLISSSSFSIPLQNSEISSTLKVTNNLSGQGFLVNAKREEDGTFQGEKGFRRGRSLKEIEDEESEGDSSNLRNEEENQENSESSSSGDESQSGDESSNEENSESTSSGGESDTGGEDSNTDENGDLKLETEKAKKKETENEIFPAGDQSEILKETTTQNGPWSTQAAESEKENESQDSSLSKGYKWKLCKTDAGPDYIPCLDNLQVIRKLPTTSHYEHRERHCPAEAPTCLVPLPSGYKQPIGWPRSREQIWYSNVPHAKLAKVKGHQNWVKVTGEYLTFPGGGTQFKQGALHYIDFIQKTLPQISWGKQTRVILDVGCGVASFGGYLFERDVLAMSLAPKDEHEAQVQFALERGIPAISAVMGTKRLPFPGKVFDAVHCARCRVPWHIEGGKLLLELNRVLRPGGHFIWSATPVYRKDEESVGIWEAMSQLTKSMCWELVEINEDKLNEVGVAIYRKPTSNDCYQSRTQNDPPMCEEADDSDAAWNITLQACLHKAPADSSAHGSKWPAKWPLRSEKLPSWLRSSQVGVYGKAAPEDFAADDEHWKNVVSKSYLNELGINWSQVRNVMDMKAVYGGFAAALKDLKVWVMNVVPIDSPDTLPIIYDRGLFGIYHDWCESFSTYPRSYDLLHADHLFSDIKKRCTIESVFAEVDRILRPEGKLIVRDNAETILEIENMARSLKWKVKMSYSKNGEGLLFVQKSFWRPNQEQIIKSAIA; from the exons ATGGCTGGGGGAAGTTACTTCCATTCTGGTGGGAGGAAATCGTCTGATTTCTGTTCAAAAATCACTGTTGTGACTTTTCTTGGGATTTCTTTCATCGGGATATGGATGctgatatcatcatcatcattcagTATACCTCTTCAAAACTCGGAGATATCTTCGACTTTGAAAGTTACCAATAATCTTTCGGGGCAGGGTTTTCTAGTCAATGCAAAGAGAGAAGAGGATGGAACATTCCAGGGAGAGAAGGGGTTCAGAAGGGGAAGGTCTTTAAAGGAGATTGAAGATGAGGAAAGTGAAGGAGATAGCTCTAATTTAAGAAACGaagaagaaaatcaagaaaattccGAATCCAGTTCATCCGGTGATGAATCACAATCTGGCGATGAGAGTTCAAATGAAGAAAATTCTGAATCCACTTCAAGTGGTGGCGAGTCAGATACCGGAGGTGAAGACTCAAATACAGATGAAAACGGCGACTTAAAATTGGAAACAGAGAAagcaaagaagaaagaaacagaGAATGAGATTTTTCCAGCTGGTGATCAATCGGAGATTTTGAAAGAAACTACGACACAAAACGGGCCATGGTCAACTCAGGCTGCCGAGTCTGAAAAGGAGAATGAGTCACAGGATTCTTCATTGTCTAAGGGCTATAAGTGGAAGCTATGTAAAACTGATGCTGGACCAGATTATATTCCCTGTTTGGATAATCTGCAAGTTATACGGAAGCTCCCTACTACTTCACACTATGAACATCGTGAGAGGCACTGCCCTGCTGAAGCTCCAACTTGCCTTGTTCCTCTGCCTTCAGGATACAAGCAGCCAATTGGATGGCCTAGGAGCAGGGAGCAG ATATGGTACTCTAATGTTCCTCATGCAAAGCTAGCAAAGGTCAAGGGGCACCAAAACTGGGTCAAAGTTACTGGAGAGTACCTTACTTTCCCTGGTGGGGGTACTCAATTTAAGCAAGGGGCTCTTCATTACATTGATTTCATCCAGAAG ACCTTGCCTCAAATTTCATGGGGCAAACAAACACGTGTTATTTTGGATGTTGGGTGTGGAGTGGCCAGCTTTGGAGGATACCTATTTGAAAGAGATGTACTAGCAATGTCACTTGCCCCCAAGGACGAGCACGAAGCCCAAGTGCAATTTGCACTTGAAAGGGGCATCCCTGCCATATCAGCGGTTATGGGAACTAAAAGACTACCATTCCCGGGTAAAGTATTTGATGCTGTACATTGTGCACGGTGTAGAGTTCCATGGCATATCGAAG GTGGCAAACTTCTCCTAGAATTGAATCGTGTCTTGCGGCCCGGTGGTCACTTCATTTGGTCTGCGACACCTGTATATCGGAAGGATGAAGAAAGCGTTGGAATTTGGGAAG CTATGTCTCAACTAACTAAGTCAATGTGCTGGGAACTAGTGGAAATTAATGAAGATAAACTAAATGAAGTAGGTGTAGCTATATATAGAAAGCCAACTTCAAATGATTGCTACCAGAGCAGAACACAAAATGACCCACCTATGTGTGAAGAAGCTGATGATTCAGATGCTGCCTG GAATATAACACTTCAGGCATGTCTGCATAAAGCGCCAGCAGATTCATCTGCACATGGATCAAAGTGGCCAGCAAAATGGCCTTTGAGGTCGGAGAAACTTCCTTCTTGGTTGAGAAGTTCTCAAGTTGGAGTTTATGGGAAAGCAGCCCCAGAAGACTTTGCTGCAGACGATGAGCATTGGAAAAATGTTGTGTCCAAATCATACTTAAATGAACTTGGCATTAACTGGTCTCAAGTAAGGAATGTCATGGATATGAAAGCTGTTTACGGAGG ATTTGCTGCAGCACTGAAAGACTTGAAAGTCTGGGTCATGAATGTAGTTCCAATTGACTCACCCGACACACTTCCAATTATATATGACCGTGGCTTGTTTGGCATATACCACGACTGGTGTGAATCCTTCAGCACCTACCCCAGATCTTATGATCTTCTTCATGCAGATCACCTTTTCTCCGATATTAAGAAAAG GTGCACGATAGAATCAGTATTTGCGGAAGTGGACAGGATTCTGAGGCCAGAAGGAAAGTTGATTGTGCGGGACAATGCTGAAACTATACTTGAAATAGAGAATATGGCTAGGTCACTAAAATGGAAAGTGAAGATGTCTTACTCGAAGAATGGTGAAGGATTGCTATTTGTTCAAAAATCCTTTTGGCGTCCAAACCAAGAACAGATAATTAAGTCAGCCATTGCATAA
- the LOC132628892 gene encoding phospholipase A1-II 1-like, which produces MLGQYKNEEVSITVTGHSLGLALATLCAIDIVDNQVNKEFPLTAFVFGCPRVGEENFKKAYEKLKNLQILRICNAPDHILEMPDRGLVNGSANDWRVYEQVGSELSIDTTKSKYFKKDVNGHILEVYLHGIAGTQGPKGEFNFGDKSGRTIVTFGSQRRT; this is translated from the coding sequence ATGTTGGGGCAATACAAGAACGAGGAAGTTAGCATAACTGTTACAGGCCACAGCTTGGGTTTAGCATTAGCCACACTATGCGCTATTGACATAGTTGACAACCAAGTCAATAAGGAGTTCCCATTGACGGCATTTGTATTTGGTTGCCCACGAGTCGGAGAAGAGAATTTCAAGAAAGCTTATGAGAAATTGAAAAATCTTCAAATATTGCGCATTTGTAATGCCCCTGATCATATTTTGGAGATGCCAGACCGCGGACTCGTCAATGGGTCTGCAAATGACTGGAGAGTGTATGAACAAGTTGGCTCTGAACTTTCAATTGACACTACCAAGTCGAAGTATTTTAAGAAAGACGTAAATGGTCATATTCTGGAGGTTTATTTGCATGGAATTGCTGGAACGCAAGGACCAAAAGGAGAGTTTAATTTTGGAGATAAATCGGGAAGAACTATTGTAACGTTTGGTTCTCAGAGAAGAACATAA